One Leptospirales bacterium DNA segment encodes these proteins:
- a CDS encoding alpha/beta hydrolase, with translation MRFKALFASLLLAALAACASFTQAQKGAGAAGIGATRTVVFLHGLYMTPKSWAEWKKRFEAAGYKVYTPAYPLHDRDPAAMRAAHPDAQLAALTFTQTRDHLRNFLKSLPEKPILVGHSMGGLLSQLFLNEGLAAGAIVLDSAAPYGIVSPLTAGRHGLDFVRTGWPFISPFASDDEPILFSEEEFAWAFANNLSESDQQRAYQEQCVPTSRRLARESLTEASELDFAKARGPLLLIAGGADRIIPASVTRLNFEEYPESAGRTEYREFEGRGHYIAAQQGWEEVADFALQWIQSNR, from the coding sequence ATGAGATTCAAGGCACTATTTGCCAGCCTGTTGCTTGCAGCGCTGGCCGCCTGCGCTTCCTTTACGCAGGCTCAGAAGGGAGCTGGCGCTGCCGGCATTGGCGCCACACGCACCGTAGTTTTTCTGCATGGTCTGTATATGACGCCAAAATCCTGGGCGGAATGGAAGAAGCGCTTCGAAGCTGCAGGCTACAAGGTCTATACGCCTGCTTACCCGCTGCATGATCGCGACCCGGCGGCCATGCGCGCTGCACATCCGGACGCGCAGCTGGCTGCGCTGACCTTCACGCAAACTCGCGATCATCTGCGCAATTTTTTGAAATCGCTGCCAGAAAAGCCAATCCTGGTGGGCCATTCCATGGGCGGCCTGCTTTCGCAGCTTTTCTTGAATGAAGGCCTGGCCGCTGGCGCCATTGTGCTGGATAGCGCGGCGCCTTACGGCATTGTCTCGCCGCTGACCGCCGGCCGCCATGGCCTGGATTTTGTGCGCACCGGCTGGCCCTTCATCAGCCCCTTTGCCAGCGACGATGAGCCAATCCTATTTTCGGAAGAGGAGTTTGCCTGGGCCTTTGCCAATAATTTGAGTGAAAGCGACCAGCAGCGCGCCTATCAGGAGCAGTGTGTGCCAACCTCGCGACGTCTGGCGCGCGAATCTTTGACCGAAGCTTCCGAGCTCGATTTTGCAAAAGCGCGCGGACCGCTGCTGCTGATCGCTGGCGGCGCTGATCGCATCATTCCGGCCAGCGTAACTCGCTTGAATTTTGAAGAGTATCCCGAATCGGCCGGCCGCACCGAGTATCGCGAATTTGAAGGACGCGGCCACTACATTGCCGCCCAGCAGGGCTGGGAAGAAGTGGCAGACTTCGCCCTGCAGTGGATTCAGTCCAATCGTTGA
- a CDS encoding LuxR C-terminal-related transcriptional regulator codes for MGVANEGLSMGPILSSLSLAEDLANGNPPETALRAALIALRLLQVEGWPSAVQREAALVTLLRFLGCTSYASEEAQALGDDLTFKGVYGGADSEDRIDVLRRASQLGGDSALSRARSVLTAAMRGPEIYASMVRAQCETAALLGQSLAFPDSVCTALTQVFERVDGRGLPAGLVGEQIAFSARAAAVAYNFESVRLRLGLDAACQMLRQRAGAQLDAHLAHSLQVLAPQLQPELERASVWELVCDEIEAPPGVDALQCARAMASFADLKSRFTVGHSQRVARLARSAAGIAAMSAEDRDAIETAALLMNIGMCSVSSGLIEKPGPLSRPELDRIHLHTFYTERILSGVELWQPAVALAAAHHERPDGSGYHRGRRDAPLAAALLSACDALTALHSPRAWREAQTLEQASQTLQDELRQGRRDGRALKLCLEAAGLTPRRSRAQSDRFGLTDREREVLRAIASGLSNGQIAGLLGLSARTVQHHSIRIYGKLGVQSRAAATLIASQQGLLHDMPASAD; via the coding sequence GTGGGCGTCGCAAACGAAGGCCTCTCCATGGGCCCGATTCTCTCCTCGCTTTCGCTGGCGGAGGATCTGGCCAACGGCAATCCGCCGGAAACGGCGCTGCGCGCCGCACTCATTGCGCTGCGTTTGCTGCAGGTCGAGGGTTGGCCGTCCGCGGTACAGCGCGAGGCGGCGCTGGTTACCTTGCTGCGCTTTCTGGGGTGCACTTCCTACGCCTCAGAGGAGGCGCAGGCGCTTGGCGATGATTTAACATTCAAGGGCGTCTATGGCGGCGCAGATTCCGAAGATCGCATAGATGTACTGCGTCGCGCCTCCCAGCTTGGCGGCGACTCGGCGCTTTCCCGGGCACGCAGCGTGCTGACGGCAGCGATGCGCGGACCGGAGATCTATGCATCGATGGTTCGCGCACAGTGCGAAACGGCGGCGCTGTTGGGGCAGAGCCTGGCCTTTCCGGACAGCGTCTGCACGGCGCTGACTCAAGTTTTTGAACGGGTCGACGGCCGCGGATTGCCGGCGGGCCTCGTTGGAGAACAGATCGCCTTTTCGGCGCGGGCCGCCGCCGTCGCTTACAACTTTGAATCCGTACGTCTTCGCCTGGGATTAGATGCGGCCTGTCAGATGCTGCGCCAGCGCGCCGGCGCCCAACTGGATGCGCATCTGGCGCACTCATTGCAAGTCCTCGCGCCGCAGTTGCAACCGGAGCTGGAGCGCGCTTCGGTCTGGGAGCTGGTCTGCGACGAGATTGAGGCGCCTCCAGGCGTCGATGCCTTGCAATGCGCCCGGGCCATGGCCAGCTTTGCCGATCTGAAGTCGCGCTTTACCGTTGGTCATTCGCAGCGCGTTGCGCGGCTGGCCCGTTCTGCGGCAGGCATCGCCGCCATGAGCGCCGAGGATCGCGATGCCATTGAGACGGCGGCGCTTTTGATGAATATCGGAATGTGCAGCGTCTCCAGCGGACTGATCGAGAAGCCCGGTCCGCTCAGTCGTCCCGAACTTGATCGCATACATTTGCATACATTCTATACAGAACGAATTCTGTCCGGAGTTGAACTCTGGCAGCCGGCCGTCGCCCTCGCCGCGGCGCACCATGAACGACCGGACGGCAGCGGCTACCATCGCGGCCGACGTGATGCGCCGCTGGCTGCGGCATTGCTTTCGGCCTGCGATGCGTTGACGGCGCTGCATTCGCCGCGCGCCTGGCGCGAGGCGCAGACATTGGAGCAGGCTTCTCAGACCTTGCAAGATGAGCTTCGCCAGGGCCGACGCGATGGTCGGGCGCTGAAGCTCTGCCTGGAGGCGGCGGGTCTGACGCCGCGCCGCAGTCGCGCCCAGAGCGATCGCTTCGGACTGACCGATCGAGAGCGCGAGGTGCTGCGGGCGATTGCTTCCGGCCTGTCCAATGGACAGATTGCCGGACTGCTGGGGCTTTCGGCCCGAACCGTGCAGCACCATTCCATTCGCATCTATGGAAAATTGGGCGTCCAATCGCGGGCCGCCGCAACCTTGATTGCCAGCCAGCAGGGCCTGTTGCACGATATGCCAGCGTCCGCTGACTAG
- the htpG gene encoding molecular chaperone HtpG: protein MQRGKLSVQTGNLLPIIKKWLYSEKEIFLRELISNAFDAINKLNRIRVSEEIRNGDDLDFAINLKIDRENGILSIEDNGIGMDGAEIERYIAQIAFSGAQEFINKYEQSGDRHKAGIIGNFGLGFYSSFMVADRVDIDSLSYRGDSAAAFWSSDGGEEYEIGEGQRARRGTEIRLHLNQESRDLLDKTHLQGLVRRYCDFLPIAIQIDGARVNRESAPWTKNPSELKPEDYQEFYRTLYPMQPEPLFWVHLNVDYPFQLQGILYFPHLAHEMDLNKSEVRIFCKQVFVTDEAQELIPKYLTVLQGVIDIPDLPLNVSRSYLQNEPQIKKIAQHIVKKVADRLQEERTRNAEHYRSIWNELAPFVKYAMLNDEKFFEQARGALLFELAGEAEDRPAERFVTLDEYREKTREKLGDRALYVSDLRAQAGPLKLLRSQGLSALLLNSMIDAHFVQFLESKEEGLRFVRADAELGEHLVDQEHKPSLADAGGQSSEERLSELFKKAIANDKVTIRVEGLRSDDIPALVIFPEQMRRFSEMAAMMSRGEAPPMPLEHTLVLNAKNAIVQALGRPAIISSEAGPSKQELIARQLYFLARLAQGAINHHEIEALLDASYAALARTL from the coding sequence ATGCAACGCGGCAAGCTTTCAGTTCAAACCGGCAATTTGCTGCCCATCATCAAGAAGTGGCTCTATTCAGAAAAGGAGATCTTTCTGCGTGAGTTGATTTCCAATGCCTTTGACGCTATTAACAAGCTCAATCGCATTCGCGTCAGTGAGGAAATCCGCAACGGCGATGATCTGGATTTCGCCATCAACTTAAAGATCGATCGCGAAAACGGCATTTTGAGCATTGAAGACAATGGCATTGGCATGGACGGCGCCGAAATCGAGCGCTACATAGCGCAAATTGCATTCTCCGGAGCGCAGGAATTCATTAACAAGTACGAACAATCTGGCGATCGTCACAAGGCCGGAATCATCGGCAATTTTGGTCTGGGCTTCTACTCAAGCTTTATGGTCGCTGATCGCGTCGATATTGATTCGCTTTCCTATCGCGGCGATTCGGCGGCGGCTTTCTGGTCGAGCGATGGCGGCGAGGAGTATGAAATTGGCGAAGGCCAGCGCGCTCGTCGCGGCACGGAAATCAGACTGCACCTCAATCAGGAGTCGCGCGATCTCCTGGATAAGACCCATCTGCAGGGTCTGGTGCGCCGCTACTGCGACTTTTTGCCGATTGCAATTCAGATCGATGGCGCTCGAGTCAATCGCGAATCAGCCCCGTGGACCAAGAACCCCAGTGAGTTGAAGCCCGAAGACTATCAGGAATTCTACCGAACGCTTTATCCAATGCAGCCGGAGCCTTTGTTCTGGGTGCACCTGAATGTGGACTATCCCTTCCAGCTGCAGGGCATCTTGTATTTTCCGCATCTGGCGCACGAAATGGACCTCAACAAGAGCGAAGTGCGCATTTTCTGTAAGCAGGTATTTGTGACCGACGAAGCTCAGGAGTTGATTCCGAAATATCTGACAGTGCTGCAAGGCGTCATCGATATTCCTGATCTGCCGCTCAATGTCTCGCGTTCCTATCTGCAAAACGAGCCGCAAATCAAAAAGATCGCCCAGCATATCGTCAAGAAGGTTGCTGATCGCCTTCAGGAGGAGCGCACGCGAAATGCCGAGCACTATCGGTCAATCTGGAACGAGCTGGCGCCGTTTGTGAAATATGCCATGCTCAATGACGAGAAGTTCTTTGAGCAGGCGCGCGGCGCGTTGCTCTTCGAACTGGCGGGCGAAGCCGAGGACAGGCCAGCCGAGCGCTTTGTCACGCTCGATGAATACCGTGAGAAGACCCGCGAAAAATTGGGCGATCGCGCCCTCTACGTTAGCGATCTGCGCGCTCAGGCCGGACCGCTGAAACTCCTGCGCTCGCAGGGCCTTTCCGCGCTGCTTTTGAACAGCATGATCGACGCTCATTTCGTGCAGTTTCTGGAAAGCAAAGAGGAAGGTCTGCGTTTTGTACGCGCCGATGCCGAGCTTGGCGAGCATCTGGTGGATCAGGAGCACAAGCCTTCGCTGGCCGATGCCGGCGGACAGAGCAGCGAAGAGCGCTTGAGCGAGCTTTTCAAGAAGGCCATTGCTAACGACAAAGTGACCATTCGTGTGGAGGGCCTGCGCAGCGACGATATCCCGGCGCTGGTCATTTTTCCCGAGCAAATGCGACGATTCAGCGAGATGGCGGCGATGATGTCGCGCGGCGAGGCGCCGCCGATGCCGCTGGAGCATACGCTGGTATTGAACGCCAAGAATGCGATTGTCCAGGCGCTGGGCAGACCGGCAATCATCAGCAGCGAGGCAGGGCCGTCGAAACAGGAACTGATCGCACGCCAGCTGTACTTCCTGGCGCGCCTGGCGCAGGGAGCGATCAATCATCATGAGATTGAGGCCTTGCTGGATGCCAGCTACGCCGCCCTCGCCAGAACCCTCTAG
- a CDS encoding GAF domain-containing protein, which yields MQPSSFAGSPAARILQRLLTRLSDEIEAEGLCLRNENGVLLEVGHPAAESLAEPFSGYTLDISFGAERMTPAVRRRLRVYRRITDIVLRGMREPALPQFSGKALGRIGVDFLLDALVEIFLILEEKSILLDHYQRILQLNEKILMAEDLFGTLQVVMDMAREAVGAEGASLLLVDQRTGEMYFNVVSGDRRSDLREVRLPPGQGIAGSVVQSARAEIIRDVKADSRAFRDVDQQIGHTTRDMMIAPIIARGQVIGVIEVINSTSTHGFLSEELDVLQNIASHASLFIENSKSKEDLLRSNRELDRRHTEIQTLHEIGRALNSSLDPVELQRTLLRTLLRLMHIDSGMILEIGEQRRTLSRSLAMHNEGEGIVESTAAGQTIFVEATDALLWMQEYREPFYFSQSEEQEVDPRLGLANRLKQANAESFESAGAPDAWIPVFAPDNETIKFVISLSGAQLRRRDPVSDLAFFRSVMNLAYAAFRNVASYAEALLARQQEQQIRQSFQKYVPLRVIQEVLQESDESPPRQQAVSVFFLDLHDFTSLAEHTEPEHLVHLLNEFYEEAAPAVDAHGGVIDKFMGDGFMALFGLPEAREDDSVRAVDCLRTIFERLARLNRRRADEGRPLFSAGAGVHAGMAIVGNLGSRMRMDYTAIGDAVNLAARVEKLARFYGGDVLLTEEVQQKSAAVWPAREADLVQVRGRNRATRIYQPWLQGADQAAEWDRTWQKALFQYRARNFQEAFAHFERVRRAGSEDPLADLYLRRCSDFQRNPPPPEWDGVFRVDV from the coding sequence ATGCAGCCTTCTTCCTTTGCCGGAAGTCCGGCCGCGCGCATTCTGCAGCGGCTTCTGACACGACTCAGCGACGAAATTGAAGCGGAGGGTCTCTGCCTGCGCAACGAGAATGGCGTGCTGCTGGAAGTCGGCCATCCCGCGGCGGAGAGCCTGGCCGAACCCTTCTCCGGCTATACCCTGGATATTTCCTTTGGCGCGGAGCGAATGACCCCCGCGGTGCGCCGCCGGCTGCGCGTCTATCGCCGCATCACGGACATTGTTCTGCGCGGCATGCGCGAGCCGGCGCTGCCTCAATTCTCGGGCAAGGCGCTGGGACGCATTGGCGTGGACTTCCTGCTCGATGCCCTGGTGGAGATCTTCTTGATCCTCGAAGAGAAGAGCATTCTTCTCGATCACTACCAGCGCATCCTGCAACTCAATGAAAAGATTCTGATGGCCGAAGACCTTTTCGGTACGCTGCAGGTGGTAATGGATATGGCGCGCGAGGCGGTTGGGGCCGAAGGCGCTTCGTTGCTGCTGGTCGACCAGCGCACCGGTGAAATGTATTTCAATGTGGTCTCCGGCGATCGGCGCAGCGATCTGCGCGAAGTGCGCTTGCCGCCCGGCCAGGGCATTGCCGGCAGCGTGGTACAGAGTGCGCGCGCCGAGATCATCCGCGATGTCAAAGCCGATAGTCGAGCCTTTCGCGATGTCGACCAGCAAATTGGACATACCACGCGGGATATGATGATTGCACCAATCATTGCCCGCGGACAGGTCATTGGCGTCATCGAAGTGATCAACTCGACTTCGACACATGGCTTCCTTTCCGAAGAGCTGGATGTTCTGCAAAACATTGCCTCGCACGCCAGTCTGTTTATCGAGAACAGCAAATCCAAAGAAGATCTGCTGCGCTCCAACCGAGAGCTGGACCGGCGGCACACCGAGATTCAAACGCTCCATGAAATCGGCCGCGCCCTGAATAGCAGCCTGGATCCCGTAGAACTGCAGCGCACCCTCTTGCGCACCCTGCTGCGATTGATGCACATTGATAGCGGCATGATCCTGGAAATTGGCGAGCAGCGGCGCACGCTTTCGCGCAGTCTGGCCATGCACAACGAAGGCGAGGGCATCGTTGAATCAACGGCGGCCGGCCAGACGATTTTTGTCGAAGCCACGGACGCCCTGCTCTGGATGCAGGAATATCGCGAGCCTTTTTACTTTTCGCAATCTGAGGAACAGGAAGTTGATCCGCGCCTGGGCCTTGCCAATCGGCTGAAGCAGGCCAATGCCGAGAGCTTCGAAAGCGCCGGCGCTCCAGACGCCTGGATTCCGGTATTTGCTCCGGACAACGAAACTATCAAGTTCGTCATTTCGCTCAGCGGCGCACAGCTGCGTCGACGCGATCCAGTCAGCGACCTTGCATTTTTTCGCAGCGTGATGAACCTGGCCTATGCGGCCTTTCGCAACGTCGCCTCCTACGCCGAGGCGCTGCTGGCGCGCCAGCAAGAGCAACAGATCCGCCAGAGTTTTCAAAAGTATGTCCCGCTGCGCGTGATCCAGGAGGTTCTGCAAGAGTCTGACGAATCGCCGCCGCGACAGCAGGCAGTGAGCGTATTTTTCCTGGATCTACACGACTTTACCAGTCTTGCCGAGCATACCGAGCCCGAGCATCTGGTACACCTGCTCAATGAATTCTATGAGGAAGCGGCGCCGGCGGTCGACGCCCATGGCGGCGTCATCGACAAATTCATGGGCGACGGCTTCATGGCCCTTTTTGGACTGCCGGAGGCGCGAGAGGACGACAGCGTCCGGGCCGTCGACTGCCTGCGCACGATCTTTGAACGGCTGGCGCGCTTGAATCGACGTCGCGCCGACGAGGGCCGTCCGCTGTTCAGCGCCGGCGCCGGCGTACACGCTGGCATGGCCATCGTCGGCAACCTGGGTTCGCGGATGCGCATGGACTACACCGCCATCGGCGATGCCGTCAATCTGGCGGCCCGCGTCGAGAAGCTGGCGCGCTTTTACGGCGGCGATGTGCTGCTGACCGAGGAGGTGCAGCAAAAGAGCGCCGCGGTGTGGCCCGCCCGGGAAGCCGATCTGGTGCAGGTGCGCGGTCGCAACCGAGCCACGCGAATCTACCAGCCCTGGCTGCAAGGCGCCGATCAGGCCGCAGAATGGGACCGCACCTGGCAAAAGGCGCTTTTCCAGTACCGGGCGCGCAATTTTCAAGAGGCCTTTGCCCATTTTGAGCGAGTACGCCGGGCAGGCAGCGAGGACCCGCTGGCTGATCTTTATTTGCGGCGCTGCTCCGATTTTCAGCGCAATCCGCCGCCGCCGGAATGGGACGGCGTTTTTCGAGTGGACGTATGA
- a CDS encoding DUF2505 family protein, with amino-acid sequence MRKISIQQDFPHALAMLLDAREERYKRLDKFPELKNVHIVSESRHGRILDQKREISIADSMPAVIATLLPAGADVLVEVSQFDEDSHVHTFTVTPGGANDHIFRIKGVSRYYESGAGESARSYDIEIHSDAFLVGPLIENAIADVYARNLERDRRSILNFIQLLNEEQGAPSGPADDQRPADGVAADEHAHGN; translated from the coding sequence ATGAGGAAGATCTCCATCCAGCAGGACTTCCCGCATGCGCTGGCGATGCTGCTTGATGCGCGCGAAGAGCGCTACAAGCGGCTGGACAAGTTCCCCGAACTGAAGAATGTGCATATCGTCTCGGAAAGCCGTCATGGACGGATCCTCGACCAGAAACGCGAGATCTCCATTGCCGATTCCATGCCGGCGGTGATCGCTACGCTATTGCCGGCCGGAGCGGATGTGCTGGTGGAAGTATCGCAGTTTGACGAAGATAGCCACGTACATACCTTTACTGTGACGCCCGGCGGCGCCAATGACCATATCTTCCGCATCAAGGGCGTCTCCCGCTACTATGAAAGCGGCGCCGGAGAGTCTGCGCGCAGCTATGACATCGAGATCCACAGCGATGCGTTTCTGGTTGGTCCCTTGATAGAAAATGCAATTGCCGACGTGTACGCCAGGAACCTGGAGCGGGACCGACGTTCCATTCTCAATTTCATCCAGCTGCTGAATGAAGAGCAAGGCGCGCCTTCGGGGCCGGCCGACGATCAGAGGCCCGCGGACGGCGTAGCTGCCGACGAACATGCCCATGGCAACTGA
- the argB gene encoding acetylglutamate kinase, whose product MQQENQRAQVLLEALPYIRRFRGRTLVIKFGGAAMESPDLQHRFARDITLLQMVGIKPVIVHGGGPQINRLLKDLNIPTQFVDGHRITDQASMEVVEMVLCGRINKEIVALINAEGGRAAGISGKDGGLAVAQPHSLQRTNERGQLEEVSLGLVGTVSAEDIDPSLIRALEQNDFVPVIAPVAADRQGRGLNVNADTMAGAIASALRAEKLILLTDTPGVLAEGKTVTGLSPRDVERMKNDGTISGGMIPKVDCCLLALLSGVKRTHIIDGRVPHALLLEVFTDRGVGTLISNDFDKARNPEHVDH is encoded by the coding sequence CTGCAGCAGGAAAACCAGCGCGCCCAGGTTCTGCTCGAAGCCCTGCCCTACATCCGTCGTTTCCGCGGCCGCACACTGGTGATCAAGTTTGGCGGCGCCGCTATGGAGAGTCCGGATCTCCAGCACCGCTTCGCCCGTGATATTACGCTGTTGCAGATGGTCGGAATCAAGCCGGTGATTGTCCACGGCGGCGGTCCACAGATCAATCGTCTGCTCAAGGATCTCAACATCCCCACACAATTCGTCGATGGGCATCGCATCACTGACCAGGCCTCCATGGAGGTTGTGGAGATGGTGCTCTGCGGCCGCATCAACAAGGAAATCGTAGCGCTGATCAACGCTGAAGGCGGGCGCGCCGCTGGAATCTCCGGCAAGGATGGCGGTCTGGCCGTCGCTCAGCCGCACTCTTTACAGCGCACCAACGAACGCGGTCAACTGGAGGAAGTCTCGCTGGGCCTGGTGGGCACAGTGAGCGCCGAGGATATCGATCCATCGTTGATTCGCGCCCTCGAACAAAATGATTTCGTTCCGGTCATTGCTCCAGTTGCAGCCGATCGGCAAGGACGCGGGCTGAATGTAAACGCCGATACCATGGCCGGGGCCATCGCCTCCGCTCTGCGCGCAGAAAAATTGATTCTACTTACAGATACGCCCGGCGTGCTGGCGGAAGGAAAGACCGTCACCGGCCTCAGCCCGCGCGACGTAGAGCGCATGAAGAACGACGGAACAATCAGCGGCGGCATGATCCCTAAAGTCGATTGTTGTTTGCTTGCCCTGCTGAGCGGCGTCAAGCGCACGCACATCATCGACGGTCGAGTGCCGCATGCTCTGCTGCTGGAGGTATTCACCGACCGCGGGGTAGGCACGCTGATCTCCAACGACTTTGATAAGGCCAGGAACCCTGAACATGTTGACCATTGA
- a CDS encoding adenine phosphoribosyltransferase gives MLTIDKDYLKNLVRTVPDWPSPGIMFRDITPLFQHPKGLRSMMDAFVNRYFDMRAEVIAGLDARGFMLGVTIAYELNIGFVPIRKKGKLPWKSISEDYDLEYGKATVEVHEDAIEKGQRVVLFDDLIATGGTMLAGARLLRRLGGEILEAAAIVDLPELGGSARIREAGIPVHHLIDFAGH, from the coding sequence ATGTTGACCATTGATAAAGATTATTTAAAGAACCTGGTGCGCACCGTCCCCGACTGGCCCAGCCCGGGCATTATGTTTCGCGACATCACGCCGCTGTTCCAGCATCCGAAGGGACTGCGCTCGATGATGGATGCTTTTGTGAATCGCTACTTCGATATGCGCGCCGAGGTCATTGCCGGCCTGGACGCACGCGGATTTATGCTGGGCGTGACCATCGCCTACGAATTGAACATTGGCTTCGTACCAATTCGCAAGAAGGGCAAACTGCCCTGGAAGTCCATTTCCGAGGACTATGACCTGGAGTATGGCAAAGCTACCGTAGAGGTGCACGAGGACGCCATCGAAAAGGGACAGCGTGTGGTGCTCTTCGACGACTTGATTGCCACAGGGGGCACGATGCTAGCCGGCGCGCGTCTCTTGCGACGGCTGGGCGGAGAGATACTGGAAGCGGCGGCAATTGTCGATCTTCCGGAGCTTGGCGGCTCAGCCAGGATTCGCGAGGCAGGCATTCCCGTGCATCATCTGATCGACTTTGCAGGCCATTGA
- a CDS encoding UTP--glucose-1-phosphate uridylyltransferase, which yields MARPPLSEIQDQIRLRMQQRQMAPAVIEEYQRRAALVFHGATGKVDWNSIGDLQARDYVELEHLPAPGPDEVREDLSKLAVIKLNGGLGTTMGLTRAKSLIRVKGEYTFLEIIRKQILSLRAHFGVNLPLLFMNSFATREDTLREPGISEINRSVPGDIPPDFIQSMAPRIDAQTLLPVGDGSDESHWCPPGHGDVFLSLAITGILDRLLGAGYRTAFLSNGDNLGATVDPRLLRYFHANELQWVSETTPKTNVDLKGGVLYRKKAEHAPIELLETAQVPAERLPDFQNISRFGYFNINNLWVDLQALKDRLSGGALELALIVNPKRLGDQEILQLETAMGAAIGRFDRSRVMIVNRKRFAPVKDCADLLVRRSDCYTLHPDSWALERNPARSIAAEPIVSLDPVYKSVHDFESLTPFAPSLADCESLSVQGRIEFDQPTTMRGKVKLQAGPQGSRISAAGRSEFADETVTLP from the coding sequence ATGGCGCGACCTCCCCTCTCCGAAATTCAGGATCAGATACGCTTGCGCATGCAGCAGCGCCAGATGGCGCCGGCCGTTATCGAAGAGTACCAGCGGCGGGCGGCGCTGGTCTTTCACGGCGCAACCGGAAAGGTAGACTGGAATTCTATCGGCGATCTGCAGGCTCGCGACTATGTCGAGCTGGAGCATCTGCCTGCGCCGGGCCCCGATGAAGTGCGCGAGGACCTTTCCAAACTTGCTGTCATCAAGCTCAACGGCGGGCTGGGGACAACCATGGGACTGACGCGCGCCAAATCCTTGATTCGCGTCAAGGGCGAGTACACTTTTCTGGAAATCATTCGCAAACAAATTCTGTCGCTGCGCGCTCATTTCGGAGTTAACCTGCCGCTGCTCTTCATGAACTCTTTCGCCACCCGCGAGGATACGCTGCGCGAGCCAGGCATTTCTGAAATCAATCGCAGTGTGCCGGGCGATATTCCGCCAGATTTCATTCAGAGCATGGCGCCGCGCATTGACGCTCAGACGCTTCTGCCGGTTGGCGACGGCAGCGATGAAAGCCACTGGTGTCCGCCGGGACACGGCGATGTATTTCTGTCGCTGGCCATTACCGGGATTCTGGATCGCCTGCTGGGCGCGGGGTATCGCACCGCCTTTCTTTCCAATGGCGACAATCTAGGAGCGACAGTCGATCCGCGCCTCTTGCGCTATTTTCACGCCAACGAGTTGCAATGGGTTTCCGAAACCACGCCCAAGACCAATGTGGACCTGAAAGGCGGCGTCCTCTATCGCAAGAAAGCGGAGCATGCGCCGATCGAGCTTCTGGAAACGGCGCAAGTGCCGGCCGAACGCTTGCCGGATTTCCAGAACATTTCTCGTTTTGGCTACTTTAATATCAATAATCTGTGGGTCGATCTCCAGGCGCTGAAGGATCGCCTCAGCGGCGGAGCGCTGGAGCTGGCTTTGATTGTGAATCCCAAGAGACTTGGCGATCAGGAGATTCTGCAGCTGGAGACGGCAATGGGCGCAGCCATTGGCCGTTTCGATCGTTCGCGAGTCATGATTGTGAACCGTAAACGCTTCGCGCCGGTCAAAGACTGCGCCGACTTGCTGGTGCGTCGCAGCGATTGCTACACGCTGCATCCAGATAGCTGGGCGCTGGAGCGCAATCCTGCACGCAGCATTGCCGCCGAACCCATCGTCAGCCTTGATCCAGTCTACAAAAGCGTGCACGATTTTGAGAGCCTGACGCCCTTTGCTCCCTCTCTGGCGGATTGTGAAAGCCTCAGCGTTCAGGGCCGGATTGAATTTGATCAGCCAACAACAATGCGCGGCAAAGTGAAGCTGCAGGCCGGACCGCAGGGTTCGCGCATCTCGGCGGCAGGGCGCAGTGAATTTGCCGATGAAACCGTAACGCTGCCCTGA